One window from the genome of Pelodictyon luteolum DSM 273 encodes:
- the rsxA gene encoding electron transport complex subunit RsxA — MAEYLLVIVSAVFVNNVVFARFLGICPYLGVSKKLDTALGMGLAVTFVMTLSTAITYVLYHGVLVAFHIEFMQTVMYILVIASLVQLVEIVLKKVSKPLYSALGIYLPLITTNCAILGVALLAIQEKYSLVMSVLFAFFSAIGFILAIVIFAGVREKLEDADIPAPFRNVPIGLVSAAILSLAFMGFSGLVK, encoded by the coding sequence GGCTGAATATCTGCTCGTAATCGTCAGCGCTGTTTTTGTCAACAACGTTGTCTTCGCCCGCTTCCTCGGCATCTGCCCCTACCTCGGGGTCTCAAAGAAACTCGACACGGCCCTCGGAATGGGACTTGCCGTCACCTTCGTCATGACGCTCTCCACCGCCATCACCTATGTGCTCTACCACGGCGTGCTCGTGGCATTCCACATTGAGTTCATGCAGACGGTCATGTACATCCTCGTCATCGCCTCGCTGGTACAGCTGGTCGAAATCGTCCTCAAGAAGGTCTCCAAGCCCCTGTACAGCGCGCTCGGCATCTACCTGCCGCTCATCACCACGAACTGCGCCATCCTTGGTGTGGCCCTGCTTGCCATCCAGGAGAAGTATTCGCTTGTGATGTCCGTACTCTTCGCCTTCTTCTCCGCCATCGGCTTCATCCTGGCCATCGTCATCTTTGCCGGTGTGCGCGAAAAGCTTGAAGACGCAGATATTCCGGCCCCGTTCAGGAACGTCCCGATCGGCCTGGTCTCCGCAGCAATCCTCTCGCTTGCATTCATGGGATTTTCCGGACTTGTGAAGTAA
- a CDS encoding FAD:protein FMN transferase yields the protein MRTPFRLSLLIFFLTILFSCSARLDEAPVYEQEKVLMGTVFKIKAASRDIPEEKVEAAFTNAFQRIASLESQLSEWIAESPVSLAARQAGLAPVPVTRDLANVTELGLAISDSTGGVFDPTFLPLGRLWDIKHRKSPPPPDSIAAALKLVDYRAVRLERKKMTLYLEKKGMKIGFGGIAKGYAAREAGRILERAGIDDYIINAGGDLFVHGRKNGGEWSSGIQDPDRKDAPPLIRFNIRRECGIATSGGYENFFIWNGRRYHHIIDLSTGQPASGMKSATVFAHDPAKADAYATAFFILGPELSRARTMRDTTLAYILIDSTGRIHRSPNLSAFIEE from the coding sequence ATGCGAACTCCCTTCCGCCTCTCTCTTCTCATCTTCTTTCTCACCATCCTCTTCTCCTGCTCCGCCCGGCTGGACGAAGCACCGGTGTACGAACAGGAAAAGGTCCTGATGGGGACCGTCTTCAAAATCAAGGCTGCAAGCAGGGATATCCCTGAAGAAAAAGTTGAAGCGGCTTTCACCAACGCATTCCAGAGAATTGCCTCTCTGGAGTCCCAATTGAGCGAGTGGATCGCCGAAAGCCCCGTCTCTCTGGCGGCACGTCAGGCAGGCCTCGCCCCCGTTCCCGTCACCCGGGACCTCGCGAACGTCACAGAGCTCGGCCTGGCCATATCAGACAGCACCGGGGGCGTATTCGACCCGACCTTTCTGCCGCTCGGGAGGTTGTGGGACATCAAGCACCGGAAGTCTCCGCCTCCCCCCGACAGCATTGCGGCTGCCCTGAAACTTGTCGACTACCGGGCTGTCCGGCTTGAGCGGAAGAAGATGACGCTGTATCTCGAAAAGAAGGGGATGAAAATCGGGTTCGGGGGGATCGCCAAAGGGTACGCTGCACGCGAAGCCGGCAGGATACTGGAGCGGGCGGGCATAGACGACTACATCATCAACGCCGGAGGAGATCTGTTTGTGCACGGCAGAAAGAACGGCGGGGAATGGAGCTCTGGCATACAGGATCCCGACAGAAAGGACGCCCCTCCGCTCATCCGCTTCAACATAAGGCGTGAGTGCGGCATCGCAACAAGTGGAGGGTATGAGAACTTCTTTATATGGAACGGCCGCCGCTACCACCACATCATCGATCTTTCGACCGGCCAGCCGGCTTCGGGTATGAAAAGCGCGACGGTCTTCGCCCATGACCCCGCAAAGGCAGACGCCTATGCGACCGCCTTCTTCATCCTCGGGCCCGAGCTATCACGCGCCCGTACCATGCGTGACACAACCCTCGCTTACATCCTCATCGACAGCACAGGCCGCATCCACCGCAGCCCGAACCTTTCAGCCTTCATTGAAGAATGA
- the pgi gene encoding glucose-6-phosphate isomerase translates to MDLSRSAAWSALVSHRQEVEQLHMRDMFMSDHDRFKHFSIRWNGLLLDYSKNRINSRTMGLLVELARQANLIEARDGMFAGEKINFTENRAVLHTALRRQPGYTLNVDGLDVPAEVDSVLRQMKAFTDKVVGGEWKGYTGKRITDVVNIGIGGSDLGPCMVTEALRPFADGAIAVHFVSNIDGTHVSEVLKRVDAETTLFVIASKTFTTQETLTNSMTAREWFLSRAIDPAHIALHFAAVSTNRTKVVEFGIDPENMFRFWDWVGGRYSLWSAIGLSIALYLGFEAFQELLRGARAMDEHFQEAPLEENIPVILALLGVWYNNFFDVPSHAVIPYDQYLHRLPAYLQQLDMESNGKRVDRLGNTVEYPTGPIIWGEPGTNSQHAFFQLLHQGTGFIPADFILPLKTQNPIGEHHDILVANCFAQTEALMRGKSASEASEELAAAGVDEETMQMLVAHKVFPGNRPTNTLLLDEINPFTLGSLIAMYEHKVFVQGVIWQVNSFDQWGVELGKQLAKAILPELQSQKESDAHDASTNALINSYRSYREGQKVG, encoded by the coding sequence ATGGATCTTTCAAGAAGTGCTGCGTGGAGCGCCCTCGTATCACACCGCCAGGAGGTCGAGCAACTCCATATGCGGGACATGTTCATGAGCGACCATGACCGCTTCAAGCACTTCTCAATCCGCTGGAACGGCCTGCTTCTTGATTACTCGAAAAACCGTATCAACTCCCGGACCATGGGTCTGCTCGTAGAGCTTGCCCGGCAGGCGAACCTCATCGAGGCCCGGGACGGGATGTTCGCGGGAGAAAAGATCAATTTCACCGAAAACCGTGCGGTTCTGCATACTGCATTGCGCCGCCAGCCGGGCTACACCTTGAACGTCGACGGGCTCGATGTGCCTGCCGAGGTGGACTCGGTGCTCCGGCAGATGAAGGCGTTCACCGACAAGGTGGTTGGCGGAGAGTGGAAGGGGTATACGGGAAAGCGCATTACTGATGTCGTAAACATCGGCATCGGCGGCTCCGATCTTGGTCCCTGCATGGTGACGGAGGCGCTCCGCCCGTTCGCAGATGGCGCCATTGCCGTACACTTTGTGTCCAACATCGACGGCACCCATGTCAGCGAAGTGCTCAAGAGGGTTGATGCTGAAACCACCCTTTTTGTCATTGCATCGAAAACCTTCACCACTCAGGAGACCCTGACCAACTCCATGACAGCCAGGGAGTGGTTCCTTTCGAGGGCTATTGACCCGGCCCACATCGCCCTGCATTTTGCCGCCGTCTCGACCAACCGCACGAAGGTCGTGGAGTTCGGCATTGATCCGGAGAACATGTTCAGGTTCTGGGACTGGGTCGGGGGCCGTTATTCCCTCTGGTCTGCCATCGGTCTTTCCATTGCGCTCTATCTGGGGTTTGAGGCTTTCCAGGAGCTGCTCCGGGGAGCCCGGGCCATGGACGAGCACTTCCAGGAGGCTCCGCTTGAAGAGAATATTCCCGTCATCCTCGCCCTGCTCGGCGTCTGGTACAACAATTTCTTCGATGTACCCTCCCACGCCGTCATTCCCTATGACCAGTATCTCCATCGCCTTCCGGCCTATCTCCAGCAGCTGGACATGGAAAGCAACGGCAAGCGGGTAGACCGGCTCGGCAATACGGTCGAGTATCCCACCGGACCGATCATCTGGGGCGAGCCCGGAACCAATTCACAGCATGCGTTCTTCCAGCTCCTGCATCAGGGAACCGGTTTCATTCCTGCAGACTTTATTCTGCCGCTGAAAACCCAGAACCCCATAGGTGAGCATCATGACATTCTCGTCGCCAACTGCTTTGCCCAGACCGAGGCGCTCATGCGCGGCAAGAGTGCTTCGGAGGCATCTGAAGAGCTTGCGGCTGCGGGGGTCGATGAAGAAACGATGCAGATGCTCGTGGCGCACAAGGTCTTCCCCGGAAACCGACCGACCAATACGCTCCTGCTGGATGAAATAAATCCCTTTACGCTCGGAAGCCTCATCGCCATGTATGAGCACAAGGTGTTTGTGCAGGGAGTGATATGGCAGGTCAACTCGTTCGACCAGTGGGGAGTAGAGCTCGGAAAGCAGCTGGCCAAAGCGATTCTGCCTGAGCTCCAGTCCCAGAAAGAGAGCGATGCCCACGATGCTTCGACCAACGCCCTCATCAACAGCTACCGCAGCTACCGCGAGGGGCAGAAGGTCGGGTAG
- a CDS encoding ATP-binding protein, with the protein MGNCMLTLHGNVDAYESLRGRVESFARGEGYSRDFRRQLQLSLKEVFVNAVQHGNCGHEELSITVQLDATLEANGPVLRVEVTDCGCGFALRDLADPTKPQFLMRSSGRGMYIISSIAEIVDVECNREGCTLRLRYAPY; encoded by the coding sequence ATGGGAAACTGCATGCTTACCCTCCACGGCAACGTGGATGCCTACGAGTCCCTTCGGGGGCGGGTGGAGTCGTTTGCCCGGGGGGAGGGGTACAGCCGGGATTTTCGCCGCCAGCTTCAGCTCTCACTCAAAGAGGTGTTCGTCAACGCTGTGCAGCACGGGAACTGCGGGCATGAGGAACTCTCGATTACCGTGCAACTCGATGCCACCCTCGAAGCCAACGGCCCCGTGCTCCGGGTAGAGGTGACGGACTGCGGCTGCGGATTCGCACTTCGCGACCTTGCAGATCCAACCAAACCGCAGTTCCTTATGCGTTCTTCCGGCAGAGGGATGTATATTATATCCAGCATTGCTGAAATCGTCGACGTCGAGTGTAATAGGGAGGGCTGCACGCTGCGCCTCCGTTATGCACCGTACTGA
- a CDS encoding ammonium transporter, whose product MKRSTLTSGALSVGAFLALALLSPPLQAAEATADAVNAYAIDNFFIFICAVLVLFMQAGFALVETGLNSAKNTVNILFKNLMDLSIGAILFYFVGYGIMYPGEAFSGGFFGFGGFGIGSVAPETAAGNLHPAVDFLFQVAFAATAATIVSGAVAGRMQFKSYLIYSAVISGLVYPISGFWQWGGGWLSALGFHDFAGSLLVHALGGFAGLAGAIVLGPRIGRFNADGTPNAMPGHNLALSTLGVFILLIGWYGFNPGSQLAVVGADNTNAVMLIAANTTLAATAGAVVAMFFAWALFKKPDLTMGLNGMLAGLVAITANCDAVTYDESLIIGAVGGILVVAGIKLLDVLKIDDPVGAWPVHGLNGVWGGVAAWIFGGQPMVAQLVGSIAIPLWGFATMLVLFFILKAMGVLRVSRDDEMKGLDISEHEEEAYYGFQIFTTQ is encoded by the coding sequence ATGAAACGATCAACGCTGACATCAGGAGCTCTCTCCGTAGGCGCGTTTCTGGCGCTTGCCCTGCTCAGCCCGCCGCTCCAGGCAGCCGAAGCAACGGCGGACGCCGTCAACGCCTATGCGATAGACAACTTCTTTATCTTCATCTGTGCCGTGCTTGTCCTCTTCATGCAGGCAGGATTCGCTCTGGTCGAAACCGGACTCAACTCCGCGAAGAACACCGTGAACATCCTGTTCAAGAACCTGATGGACCTTTCAATCGGCGCCATCCTGTTCTACTTCGTAGGATACGGCATCATGTACCCGGGTGAAGCCTTCTCGGGCGGGTTCTTCGGCTTCGGAGGATTCGGCATCGGTTCCGTGGCACCGGAGACAGCCGCCGGCAACCTGCACCCTGCAGTCGACTTCCTCTTCCAGGTGGCCTTTGCCGCAACCGCTGCAACCATCGTCTCGGGCGCCGTTGCAGGAAGGATGCAGTTCAAGTCCTACCTGATCTATTCGGCAGTCATCAGCGGACTCGTCTATCCCATCAGCGGGTTCTGGCAGTGGGGCGGAGGCTGGTTGAGCGCGCTCGGATTCCATGACTTCGCAGGCTCACTCCTTGTCCACGCCCTTGGCGGATTCGCTGGACTTGCAGGCGCGATCGTACTCGGACCAAGGATCGGCAGGTTCAATGCAGACGGAACACCGAACGCCATGCCCGGTCACAACCTTGCACTCAGCACGCTCGGTGTCTTCATCCTCCTCATCGGATGGTACGGGTTCAACCCCGGCAGCCAGCTTGCAGTCGTCGGCGCTGACAACACCAATGCCGTCATGCTGATCGCAGCCAACACCACCCTTGCGGCAACTGCCGGTGCGGTTGTGGCAATGTTCTTCGCATGGGCGCTCTTCAAGAAGCCCGATCTCACCATGGGGCTCAACGGCATGCTTGCCGGTCTTGTCGCCATCACGGCCAACTGCGATGCCGTCACCTATGACGAATCGCTCATCATCGGTGCAGTCGGCGGTATCCTGGTCGTTGCCGGCATCAAGCTGCTCGACGTGCTGAAGATCGATGACCCTGTCGGCGCATGGCCGGTGCATGGACTCAACGGTGTCTGGGGCGGTGTGGCAGCATGGATCTTCGGCGGACAGCCGATGGTCGCGCAGCTCGTCGGCTCCATCGCCATCCCGCTCTGGGGATTCGCTACAATGCTTGTTCTGTTCTTCATCCTGAAGGCGATGGGCGTCCTCCGCGTCTCGAGGGACGATGAAATGAAGGGCCTTGACATCTCCGAGCATGAGGAGGAGGCCTACTACGGATTCCAGATTTTCACAACTCAGTAA
- a CDS encoding P-II family nitrogen regulator, with protein sequence MKYIVAMIQPHKLPDVKAALAEVGVRKMTVTNALGCGAQGGYTEVYRGVPSEVNLLKKIKLEIGVNEEYAEKTVKAIVKGAKTGEIGDGKIFIFDLPECVRIRTEEKGEDAIG encoded by the coding sequence ATGAAATACATTGTCGCAATGATCCAGCCCCACAAGCTGCCTGACGTGAAGGCTGCGCTTGCAGAGGTTGGAGTGAGGAAGATGACGGTTACCAACGCGCTGGGTTGCGGTGCACAGGGAGGCTACACAGAGGTCTACCGCGGCGTACCGAGCGAGGTCAACCTCCTCAAAAAGATCAAACTGGAAATCGGAGTCAATGAAGAGTATGCCGAAAAAACCGTGAAAGCCATCGTCAAAGGGGCCAAGACCGGTGAAATCGGAGACGGAAAGATCTTCATCTTCGACCTCCCCGAATGCGTCAGGATCCGCACTGAAGAAAAAGGTGAAGACGCCATCGGATAA
- a CDS encoding AbrB/MazE/SpoVT family DNA-binding domain-containing protein, giving the protein MEIRKISEEGRISIPVAIRNKAGLNTGDTVAVRIEGEHIIISKPEPKEDPYLAIAEASLTEWLEAEDEKAWEGLSGPEDNERRKETSGARPQGERRRPEAEP; this is encoded by the coding sequence ATGGAAATCAGGAAAATCAGTGAAGAAGGCCGGATAAGCATCCCTGTCGCAATCAGGAATAAAGCAGGGCTGAATACCGGCGACACCGTAGCGGTGAGGATAGAAGGAGAGCACATCATAATCAGCAAGCCTGAACCGAAGGAGGATCCCTATCTGGCGATTGCCGAGGCTTCCCTTACAGAGTGGCTTGAGGCGGAAGATGAAAAGGCCTGGGAAGGGCTCTCTGGCCCGGAAGATAATGAAAGGCGAAAGGAAACATCAGGGGCCCGGCCACAGGGCGAGCGTCGCCGCCCTGAAGCAGAACCATAA
- a CDS encoding YgaP family membrane protein: MNIDKLVLAIAGLLILVSVSLAVTISTGWLWLTGIVGAMMLQSAFTGFCPMALILKALGVEPGNAFK; this comes from the coding sequence ATGAATATCGATAAGCTTGTTCTTGCCATAGCTGGACTTCTCATTCTCGTCAGTGTTTCCCTTGCTGTTACCATCAGCACCGGATGGCTCTGGCTCACCGGCATTGTCGGCGCCATGATGCTTCAGTCCGCATTCACCGGTTTCTGCCCGATGGCCCTCATTCTGAAGGCACTCGGCGTCGAGCCCGGCAACGCGTTCAAGTGA
- a CDS encoding 3-deoxy-7-phosphoheptulonate synthase: MEQLHDLRVSSIIRLSSPGDLKDRLPVDEAAALAIAAGRREIEGILTGKDRRMLVIVGPCSIHDINAAREYAQRLAILRKELEEDLVIVMRVYFEKPRTTIGWKGFINDPHLDDTYDIEHGLYHARKLLLEINAMGLPCATEFLDPITPQYVADVISWAAIGARTIESQTHRQMASGLSMPVGFKNSTDGRLGVAVDAIRSAMHPHSFLGIDQEGRSSVITTKGNPFGHMVLRGGSKGPNYDASSIAEAEALLKKAGLEQSLLVDCSHANSGKQHAQQLKVWEDILRQKREGSRSIAGVMIESNICSGNQPFPEDPQKLHYGVSITDECISWEETERMLREGADTMHSIL, from the coding sequence ATGGAACAGTTACATGATTTACGGGTTTCGAGCATCATCCGGCTTTCTTCCCCCGGTGACCTCAAAGACCGGCTTCCGGTTGATGAGGCGGCGGCACTGGCCATTGCTGCAGGACGTCGCGAAATAGAGGGGATCCTCACGGGCAAGGACCGGCGCATGCTGGTCATTGTAGGCCCCTGCTCGATTCATGATATCAACGCTGCCCGCGAGTATGCCCAGCGGCTGGCAATCCTGCGCAAAGAGCTTGAGGAGGACCTTGTCATCGTCATGCGGGTCTACTTCGAAAAACCGCGCACGACCATCGGATGGAAAGGGTTCATCAACGATCCGCATCTAGACGATACCTACGATATCGAGCACGGTCTTTATCATGCCCGCAAGCTGCTCCTTGAAATCAATGCCATGGGTCTGCCCTGTGCGACGGAGTTCCTTGACCCCATTACCCCGCAGTATGTGGCCGATGTCATCAGCTGGGCTGCCATCGGCGCCCGCACCATCGAGTCGCAGACGCACCGGCAGATGGCCAGCGGCCTTTCCATGCCGGTCGGGTTCAAAAACTCGACGGACGGCCGTCTCGGCGTAGCCGTTGACGCCATCCGCTCGGCGATGCACCCGCACAGTTTTCTCGGCATCGACCAGGAAGGGCGCAGCAGCGTGATCACCACCAAGGGCAACCCGTTCGGGCACATGGTTCTTCGCGGCGGCAGCAAGGGGCCTAATTATGATGCATCGAGCATCGCCGAAGCCGAAGCGCTCTTGAAGAAAGCCGGGCTCGAGCAGTCCCTGCTTGTTGACTGCAGCCATGCAAATTCCGGTAAACAGCACGCCCAGCAGCTGAAGGTGTGGGAGGACATCCTCCGCCAGAAGCGTGAAGGCAGCAGAAGTATTGCCGGCGTCATGATCGAAAGCAATATCTGTTCCGGCAACCAGCCTTTTCCCGAAGACCCCCAGAAGCTCCATTACGGCGTCTCGATTACCGACGAGTGCATCTCGTGGGAAGAGACTGAACGGATGCTGCGTGAGGGAGCCGATACCATGCACTCAATTCTCTGA
- a CDS encoding PAS domain-containing hybrid sensor histidine kinase/response regulator, with protein sequence MEKTQHLSSLSGGIGQSRLTGLIDSIAEGTSDPILSLVHAGRWGWDITTNANEWSEELWPLYGLDPHSTEPSYEAWRETIFPEDREAVESTIHNAVAKGTEFNCTWRVNGLNSSEVQWLMSKGTPVRDEQGKVIRYAGIVLDVTEWMRADGMRRESQARFKAVFESNSVIKLILDPASGNIIDANGCAERYYGWPAGQLQSMNISQINVLPWEAIQSHLASWQEHESQHFEFRHRRADRTIRDVEAFGSKISIHGKPYVYLIINDITERNRLASLMAFRLRLYQMSETATEAELLRATLNEAERLTDSIIGFCHVLSGPFSPDMQRVWSTNTMQHECRMDTDQGDMGVRMAGIWQEALRDGKALIHNDFKSLNRNRPLPHGHSDVQRELVVPHMEGTTVTAIFGIGNCPYDYTEDDASLVNNLAGFAWDIIARKHAERAEQVMQEQLNQSQKLELVGQLAGGIAHDYNNMLAITLGHVEMLLDQVPESHPFFNGLKAILNSTERSVAITSQLLAFARKQTVQPAVVRLNALVEECLPMLRGAMGESIACVWHPGPAINSISIDPGQFDQILLILCLNARDAIKENGTITINAGESTTPGYAVLTVSDTGIGINERHLPHIFEPFFTTKEVGKGTGLGLSTVYGIVKQHNGHVACSSEQGKGTTFTLSFPLYSDPVVAEKPADDERSEPAVEDSKVILIVEDEPDILHLVQTILEKIGYRVRSAPDGESALKLDPQGINLLLTDVVLPGMNGPQLYEIMQEADPDLQCMFMSGYAPESLDHLQSLQEGVNFIRKPFSIKDLVGLVQRSLEPQSYLPPQ encoded by the coding sequence ATGGAGAAGACACAACATCTCTCCAGTCTTTCCGGCGGTATCGGCCAATCCCGCCTGACTGGGCTGATTGACAGCATTGCTGAGGGCACTTCTGACCCCATCCTTTCGCTGGTGCACGCCGGCAGATGGGGGTGGGATATCACGACGAACGCCAACGAATGGTCAGAGGAGCTGTGGCCATTGTACGGCCTCGATCCTCACTCCACCGAGCCATCCTATGAAGCGTGGCGTGAGACGATCTTTCCCGAAGACCGGGAGGCCGTTGAATCGACCATTCATAACGCTGTGGCGAAGGGCACGGAATTCAACTGCACATGGCGGGTGAATGGCCTGAACAGCAGCGAAGTTCAGTGGCTCATGTCAAAAGGGACTCCGGTACGGGACGAACAGGGCAAGGTCATCCGATATGCCGGAATAGTTCTTGACGTCACCGAGTGGATGCGGGCTGACGGGATGCGCCGTGAAAGTCAGGCCCGGTTCAAGGCGGTGTTTGAAAGCAATAGCGTCATCAAACTCATCCTCGATCCTGCCAGCGGCAACATCATTGACGCAAACGGTTGCGCAGAGCGTTATTATGGCTGGCCGGCAGGCCAGCTGCAGTCCATGAACATCAGCCAGATCAATGTGCTGCCATGGGAAGCAATACAGTCGCATCTGGCATCATGGCAAGAGCACGAAAGCCAGCACTTTGAGTTCCGTCATCGGCGGGCTGACCGTACCATCCGCGACGTAGAGGCTTTCGGAAGTAAAATCAGCATCCATGGCAAACCCTACGTCTATCTCATCATCAACGATATCACCGAACGCAACCGCCTTGCATCCCTGATGGCGTTCCGGCTACGCCTTTACCAGATGTCGGAGACCGCTACTGAAGCGGAGCTGCTTCGAGCAACCCTCAACGAAGCTGAACGGTTGACTGACAGCATCATCGGGTTCTGCCACGTGCTTTCGGGCCCATTCTCTCCGGATATGCAGCGGGTATGGTCAACGAACACGATGCAGCACGAATGCCGGATGGATACTGACCAGGGCGATATGGGCGTGCGGATGGCCGGTATCTGGCAAGAGGCCCTGCGGGACGGAAAAGCACTCATCCATAATGATTTCAAGTCCCTCAACCGCAACCGCCCGCTGCCTCACGGCCACAGCGACGTGCAGCGTGAACTGGTTGTTCCCCATATGGAGGGGACTACAGTCACGGCCATTTTCGGTATCGGCAACTGCCCCTACGACTATACCGAAGACGATGCATCCCTCGTCAACAACCTTGCCGGCTTTGCGTGGGACATCATTGCCCGCAAGCATGCCGAAAGGGCGGAGCAGGTCATGCAGGAACAGCTGAACCAGTCGCAGAAACTGGAACTTGTAGGCCAGCTCGCAGGAGGCATCGCGCATGACTACAACAACATGCTTGCCATCACGCTCGGCCATGTGGAAATGCTGCTTGACCAGGTACCGGAATCCCATCCGTTTTTCAACGGGCTTAAGGCCATTCTGAACTCAACCGAGCGTTCAGTGGCAATCACCAGCCAGCTTTTGGCATTCGCCCGCAAGCAGACCGTGCAGCCGGCTGTCGTAAGGCTGAATGCACTGGTTGAAGAGTGCCTCCCGATGCTGCGTGGTGCTATGGGTGAATCCATCGCCTGCGTCTGGCACCCCGGCCCCGCCATCAACTCCATCTCGATCGATCCCGGGCAATTCGACCAGATCCTCCTCATCCTCTGCTTGAACGCCCGCGACGCCATAAAAGAGAACGGTACCATTACGATCAACGCCGGCGAGAGTACGACACCGGGATATGCCGTCCTTACCGTCTCCGATACCGGAATCGGCATCAATGAGCGTCATCTTCCGCACATTTTCGAGCCGTTCTTCACCACTAAAGAGGTAGGGAAGGGCACAGGCCTCGGCCTCTCAACCGTCTACGGGATCGTGAAGCAGCACAACGGCCATGTTGCATGCTCCAGCGAACAGGGTAAAGGAACCACCTTTACCCTGTCCTTCCCCCTGTATAGCGATCCCGTAGTGGCAGAAAAACCTGCCGATGATGAACGGAGTGAGCCGGCCGTAGAGGATAGCAAGGTCATCCTCATTGTTGAAGACGAGCCGGATATTCTGCATCTCGTCCAGACGATACTTGAAAAAATAGGATACCGGGTGCGCTCGGCTCCGGATGGCGAAAGCGCCCTCAAGCTGGACCCGCAGGGCATCAACCTGCTTCTTACTGATGTGGTGTTGCCGGGCATGAACGGCCCTCAGCTCTATGAGATTATGCAGGAGGCCGATCCCGACCTGCAATGTATGTTCATGTCCGGCTACGCACCTGAAAGCCTTGATCACCTTCAGTCGCTGCAGGAAGGAGTGAACTTCATCCGCAAGCCTTTCAGCATCAAAGATCTTGTCGGTCTGGTTCAGCGGTCTTTGGAGCCCCAGTCATACCTCCCCCCTCAATGA
- a CDS encoding integrase has protein sequence MKSVYMGRFSHWNEGVVMDFFEKYFRWYNTEHYHSRIGYVTPEQMHRDLAAGIIAERKRAWGEKQKLRKMYWSANQTTGSGL, from the coding sequence ATGAAAAGTGTGTACATGGGCAGGTTTTCGCACTGGAATGAAGGAGTCGTCATGGACTTTTTCGAGAAGTATTTCCGCTGGTATAACACGGAGCACTACCATTCACGCATCGGATATGTGACCCCGGAACAGATGCATCGGGACCTTGCAGCAGGGATTATCGCTGAAAGAAAAAGAGCATGGGGAGAGAAGCAGAAACTTCGTAAAATGTACTGGTCAGCAAATCAAACAACCGGAAGCGGGCTGTAG